From a region of the Streptomyces sp. B21-083 genome:
- a CDS encoding amino acid permease, with translation MTAPSTTDADEPELTSTGTAATAEAPARRRTFGLAAATALVMGNIIGGGIFVLPATVAPYGSVSLLAFLVLSIGAVLLALLFGKLARRSPVTGGLYVYPRDAFGPFAGFLSAWSYWTMTWVSIAALAVAVVGYVDVLIPLHDSHALGALVAILALWLPAAANFAGTRWVGGVQIVSTILKFVPLLVVATVGLFFVDTDNFGAFNASGDSVPGALAASAALLLYSFLGVESAAVSAGEVENPERNVGRASVLGTLGSALVYILGTVAVFGLVPHDKLVNSGAPFADAVNVITGGSWGGTAIALVAVASIVGCLNGWILLAAQMPYAAARDGLFPAPFAKVGKGGVPGFGVWACAILGMVLIAFNYTAGPDTTFRVLVLITTFTGCVPYLLSAAAQLYWLARGTRDRVRPAGLVRDLIVAALSFAFSFWLIAGAGYAAVYQGVLFLFAGIPVYVWMRGRQVTEVSEDLADAEATA, from the coding sequence ATGACTGCTCCCAGCACCACCGACGCCGACGAGCCCGAGCTGACGTCGACCGGCACGGCCGCGACCGCCGAGGCTCCGGCCCGCCGCCGTACCTTCGGCCTGGCCGCCGCCACCGCGCTCGTCATGGGCAACATCATCGGCGGCGGCATCTTCGTCCTGCCCGCCACGGTCGCCCCGTACGGCTCGGTCAGTCTGCTCGCCTTCCTGGTCCTGTCCATAGGCGCGGTGCTGCTCGCCCTTCTCTTCGGCAAGCTGGCCCGCCGCAGCCCGGTCACCGGCGGCCTGTACGTGTACCCGCGCGACGCGTTCGGCCCCTTCGCCGGCTTCCTGTCGGCATGGTCGTACTGGACGATGACCTGGGTCAGCATCGCCGCCCTGGCGGTCGCGGTGGTCGGCTACGTCGACGTACTGATCCCCCTGCACGACAGCCACGCGCTGGGGGCGCTGGTCGCGATTCTGGCCCTCTGGCTGCCGGCCGCCGCGAACTTCGCCGGGACCCGGTGGGTGGGCGGCGTACAGATCGTGTCGACGATCCTCAAGTTCGTGCCGCTGCTGGTGGTCGCCACGGTCGGCCTGTTCTTCGTCGACACGGACAACTTCGGAGCGTTCAACGCGTCGGGCGACAGCGTGCCGGGCGCCCTGGCGGCCTCCGCCGCGCTCCTCCTCTACAGCTTCCTCGGCGTCGAGTCGGCTGCGGTCAGCGCGGGCGAGGTGGAGAACCCCGAGCGCAACGTGGGCCGCGCGAGCGTCCTGGGCACGCTCGGCTCGGCCCTCGTCTACATCCTCGGCACGGTCGCCGTCTTCGGCCTGGTCCCGCACGACAAGCTGGTGAACTCCGGCGCCCCCTTCGCCGACGCCGTGAACGTGATCACCGGCGGCAGTTGGGGCGGCACGGCGATCGCGCTGGTGGCCGTGGCGTCGATCGTCGGCTGCCTGAACGGCTGGATCCTCCTGGCCGCGCAGATGCCGTACGCGGCGGCCCGCGACGGTCTCTTCCCGGCCCCGTTCGCGAAGGTCGGCAAGGGCGGGGTGCCCGGCTTCGGCGTCTGGGCGTGCGCGATCCTCGGCATGGTCCTCATCGCCTTCAACTACACGGCGGGCCCGGACACCACGTTCCGCGTCCTGGTCCTGATCACGACGTTCACGGGCTGCGTCCCGTACCTCCTCTCGGCGGCGGCCCAGCTGTACTGGCTGGCCAGAGGCACACGCGACCGCGTCCGCCCGGCCGGCCTGGTCCGCGACCTGATCGTGGCCGCCCTGTCGTTCGCGTTCTCGTTCTGGCTGATCGCGGGCGCGGGTTACGCGGCGGTGTATCAGGGGGTGCTGTTCCTGTTCGCGGGCATTCCGGTGTACGTGTGGATGCGGGGGCGACAGGTGACGGAGGTCAGCGAGGACCTGGCCGACGCCGAGGCCACCGCGTAG
- a CDS encoding LacI family DNA-binding transcriptional regulator: MTRKNSGGDSATRSTIRDVAARAGVSASTVSRVLGGEYPASQATRSSVLRAVRELDYVADARAKAVAGVGTPTLAFVLDDITGPSFALMAHGVEREATRLGHLCLVCSTDGDTAHELEFVEMMRAQRAAAVILVGGTADTPEYRARTARIADSLASVGSRLVLCGRPPLERGTPVTVIEYDNEGGAYALCAHVLAQGHQRVLFLGGRPDHTTAQGRERGYTAAHRARGLEPDPLLRLFGDFTRDSGHRLMRGALSRGLEFTAVMAATDMVAAGALTALHEAGLSVPGDVSLVGYDDIPFARDLHPALTTVHVPYEELGRLAVRTVLGRTPDDPDEHLLLGTHVVVRDSLTAVSR; the protein is encoded by the coding sequence ATGACGAGGAAGAACAGCGGCGGGGACAGCGCGACACGCAGCACCATCCGGGATGTGGCGGCCCGTGCCGGGGTGTCCGCGTCCACCGTGTCCCGGGTGCTCGGCGGCGAGTACCCGGCGAGCCAGGCGACCCGCAGCAGTGTCCTGCGGGCCGTGCGTGAACTGGACTACGTCGCCGACGCGCGCGCCAAGGCGGTCGCCGGTGTCGGTACGCCCACCCTGGCCTTCGTGCTCGACGACATCACCGGCCCGTCGTTCGCGTTGATGGCGCACGGCGTGGAGCGTGAGGCGACCCGGCTGGGCCATCTGTGCCTGGTGTGCAGCACGGACGGCGACACCGCGCACGAGCTGGAGTTCGTCGAGATGATGCGGGCCCAGCGCGCCGCCGCCGTGATCCTGGTCGGCGGCACGGCCGACACCCCCGAGTACCGTGCGCGCACGGCCCGGATCGCGGACTCGCTGGCCTCCGTCGGCTCCCGTCTGGTGCTGTGCGGCCGGCCTCCGCTGGAGCGCGGAACGCCGGTCACGGTCATCGAGTACGACAACGAGGGCGGCGCCTACGCCCTGTGCGCGCACGTCCTCGCCCAGGGCCATCAGCGTGTCCTCTTCCTCGGCGGCCGTCCCGACCACACCACCGCCCAGGGCCGCGAACGCGGCTACACCGCCGCCCACCGTGCACGTGGCCTGGAGCCCGACCCGCTCTTGCGTCTGTTCGGCGACTTCACCCGGGACTCGGGCCACCGTCTGATGCGCGGGGCCCTGTCCAGGGGGCTGGAGTTCACGGCCGTGATGGCCGCCACCGACATGGTCGCCGCCGGCGCGCTCACCGCCCTTCACGAGGCCGGCCTGTCCGTGCCGGGCGATGTGTCCCTGGTGGGGTACGACGACATCCCGTTCGCCCGCGATCTGCACCCGGCGCTCACCACGGTCCACGTGCCCTACGAGGAGCTGGGCCGCCTCGCCGTCCGTACGGTCCTCGGCCGTACCCCGGACGACCCGGACGAGCACCTGCTGCTGGGCACGCATGTCGTCGTACGGGACTCGCTGACGGCCGTGTCCCGGTAG
- a CDS encoding DUF4232 domain-containing protein, which translates to MLPADFPAEHAHDSARHLLLTATNTGNKKCALYRYPVVRFDEGGVDQVGPMESEKYMYKAVGGN; encoded by the coding sequence GTGCTTCCGGCTGATTTTCCGGCTGAGCACGCACATGACTCGGCCAGGCACCTCCTCCTCACGGCCACCAACACCGGCAACAAGAAGTGCGCTCTCTACCGGTACCCGGTCGTCCGCTTCGACGAAGGAGGGGTGGATCAGGTGGGCCCGATGGAGTCCGAGAAGTACATGTACAAGGCCGTCGGCGGCAACTGA
- a CDS encoding autotransporter gives MAALLLGAPPASAAGPRDATADVLAGRDVTLTGDTVVRVPAGTTTYNGVFRGEGTLTVRGTGTLILTRDSDFTLPRSRQGQQVSIPGGNHPYVTVTNPDPPAVTVERGATLQYGNGGTTGLIGHFPYNTPAFRLNQDNIRVDGTLRLSLKSAYNLGTISGAGLVTQPRFLWGTWDLSGIHSFSGVIDNGTQVNAGRPEFATSLPRVRKVLNQGTWTVDTPLGQTVTMGMDFYQREYGSDINVQSRPGSKVVLTGQYSWSNQGGDTNPSLSDPGLNWTPAHKNVNKRGTNIKGANVQWGDGTTNKIFMPGTAETVYINLLAARSRSLLTFDYDGPVTLGAPIGGGRFHDTLSAPGAGDIVVKGTRGNDVTFAAVQYYDGSTTVEKGAVLRLGSGKPGGDGGLYTQGALYKVVNNGSLVVRNTSRALVLSRISGGGSFTQSGAATTTLTGSGVTYTGGTTVTKGTLALRGGATLGRSKVIRLTTASARLDTGPAGLRVGTLLTGSGTVTGSVTNDGVMASGLTVTGAYTQGPKGELVLRGRPLKVGGAVRLAGSLDLSSLGATSNPARTITVLNHAGRARTTGAFSGLKEGTALKLGGTTYRISYRGGDGNDVVLKTGAAKGASPAASGARPESAAGSGSVAAAGASTNSGLAASSSGLGFWPYAMAVGLLAGLMIPAARKVRGRGNGRRRGGRHAAQG, from the coding sequence ATGGCCGCCCTTCTGCTCGGCGCGCCGCCCGCGTCGGCGGCCGGTCCACGGGACGCCACCGCCGACGTGCTCGCCGGCCGGGACGTCACCCTGACCGGCGACACGGTGGTGAGGGTGCCCGCCGGGACGACCACGTACAACGGCGTCTTCCGCGGCGAGGGCACCCTCACCGTGCGCGGCACGGGCACCCTGATCCTGACGAGGGACAGCGACTTCACGCTGCCCAGGTCCAGGCAGGGGCAGCAGGTGAGCATCCCGGGCGGCAACCACCCGTACGTCACGGTGACGAACCCCGACCCGCCGGCGGTGACGGTGGAACGGGGAGCCACCCTCCAGTACGGCAACGGCGGTACGACGGGCCTGATCGGCCACTTCCCGTACAACACCCCGGCGTTCCGGCTGAACCAGGACAACATCCGGGTGGACGGCACCCTGCGCCTGTCCCTGAAGAGCGCGTACAACCTGGGCACGATCAGCGGCGCCGGGCTGGTGACGCAACCCCGTTTCCTCTGGGGCACCTGGGACCTCTCGGGCATCCACTCCTTCTCCGGGGTGATCGACAACGGCACCCAGGTGAACGCGGGACGCCCGGAGTTCGCGACGTCTCTCCCCCGAGTGCGCAAGGTTCTCAACCAGGGCACCTGGACGGTCGACACCCCGCTCGGCCAGACGGTCACCATGGGCATGGACTTCTACCAGCGCGAGTACGGCAGCGACATCAACGTCCAGTCCCGCCCCGGCTCGAAGGTGGTCCTCACCGGCCAGTACAGCTGGTCGAACCAGGGCGGCGACACCAACCCCTCGCTCAGCGACCCCGGCCTCAACTGGACGCCCGCCCACAAGAACGTGAACAAGCGCGGCACCAACATCAAGGGTGCGAACGTCCAGTGGGGTGACGGCACGACGAACAAGATCTTCATGCCGGGTACGGCGGAGACGGTCTACATCAACCTGCTTGCGGCCAGGTCGCGTTCACTTCTGACGTTCGACTACGACGGCCCGGTGACGCTGGGTGCGCCGATAGGCGGCGGCCGGTTCCACGACACGCTGTCCGCGCCCGGTGCCGGGGACATCGTCGTCAAGGGGACGCGCGGCAACGACGTCACGTTCGCGGCCGTCCAGTACTACGACGGGTCGACGACGGTCGAGAAGGGCGCGGTACTGCGCCTGGGCAGCGGAAAGCCGGGCGGCGACGGCGGTCTGTACACACAGGGCGCGCTCTACAAGGTCGTGAACAACGGCTCGCTGGTCGTACGGAACACGAGCAGGGCGCTGGTGCTGTCGCGGATCAGCGGCGGCGGCTCGTTCACCCAGTCGGGCGCGGCGACGACGACACTGACGGGCAGCGGAGTGACGTACACCGGCGGCACGACGGTCACGAAGGGCACGTTGGCGCTCCGGGGCGGAGCAACTCTCGGACGCAGCAAGGTCATTCGGCTGACCACGGCGAGTGCGCGGCTGGACACGGGCCCGGCGGGGCTCCGCGTGGGGACCTTGCTCACCGGTTCGGGAACCGTGACGGGCTCGGTGACCAACGACGGGGTGATGGCGAGCGGGCTGACGGTGACGGGAGCCTATACACAGGGCCCCAAGGGCGAACTCGTCCTGCGGGGCCGGCCGTTGAAGGTCGGCGGGGCGGTGCGGCTGGCGGGGAGCCTGGACCTGTCGTCGCTGGGGGCGACGTCGAACCCCGCCCGCACGATCACGGTACTGAACCACGCGGGACGCGCGAGGACGACCGGTGCGTTCAGCGGACTGAAGGAGGGCACCGCGCTCAAGCTCGGCGGCACGACGTACCGGATCAGCTATCGGGGCGGCGACGGCAACGATGTGGTCCTGAAGACGGGCGCTGCGAAGGGTGCGTCGCCGGCGGCCTCAGGAGCGCGCCCGGAGTCCGCAGCGGGGTCGGGCTCGGTCGCGGCGGCCGGCGCGAGCACCAACTCGGGCCTGGCCGCGTCCAGTTCGGGGCTCGGCTTCTGGCCGTACGCGATGGCGGTCGGCCTGTTGGCAGGGCTGATGATCCCGGCGGCCCGGAAGGTCCGGGGGCGCGGGAACGGTCGTCGGCGCGGCGGACGGCACGCGGCGCAGGGCTGA
- a CDS encoding fumarate reductase/succinate dehydrogenase flavoprotein subunit, which produces MDSPTVTAIPALHDADELTCDVLVIGGGTAGTMAALTAAEHGRHVLLLEKAHVRHSGALAMGMDGVNNAVVPGRAEPDDYVAEITRANDGIVNQATVRQTATRGFAMVQRLESYGVKFEKDEHGEYAVRQVHRSGSYVLPMPEGKDVKKVLYRQLRRREMRERIRIENRVMPVRVLTSGGRAVGAAGFDTRTGRFVTVRAGAVILATGACGRLGLPASGYLYGTYENPTNAGDGYAMAYHAGAELSGIECFQINPLIKDYNGPACAYVANPFGGYQVNRHGERFVDSDYWSGQMMAEFAAEVASERGPVYLKLSHLPEESVTALEDILHSTERPTRGTFHANRGHDYRTHDIEMHISEIGLCGGHSASGVWVDEHARTTVPGLYAAGDLACVPHNYMIGAFVFGDLAGADAATEHRAYEGELPPDQLREAHELIYRPLRNPDGPPQPQVEYKLRRFVNDYVAPPKSGARLSLAVEAFERMRGEIAGMGGQTPHELMRCAEVDFIRDCAELAARSSLARTESRWGLYHERTDIPQRDDTDWLVHLNVRKAADGSMEFLTRPVAPYLVPVEGFAPTGGAVNVLGEVHPEQVATAGSREVAPVGSGTVKTRTVLPTATAPSPRILELLALADEQPALADLRPYLTDPDPAVRRTAVATLTETAPDGTGPALATALGDPDPGVREAAAGSLRELVEVLPPEEALRDALTAALALDGPGREGVRAAALDVLRALRLGSADLYARTLIDPDLGVRIQTVRALVSVDAIPELARAAADTSREVRVAAAHGLGSVGAPDDLGPLLADTDALVRAAAFTALATTGCPSPLDTAAVAALDDLAWQVRSGAATALGAAAPDLAVPALTGALSDEFADVRKAAVRALRRHDGRPGVAAALDSVAQDTDADVRAYARLS; this is translated from the coding sequence ATGGACAGCCCCACGGTCACGGCCATCCCCGCCCTCCACGACGCCGACGAGCTGACCTGCGACGTCCTGGTCATCGGCGGCGGCACCGCAGGCACCATGGCCGCGCTGACCGCCGCCGAGCACGGCCGACACGTCCTGCTCCTGGAGAAGGCCCACGTCCGCCACTCCGGCGCGCTCGCGATGGGCATGGACGGCGTCAACAACGCGGTCGTCCCCGGCCGGGCCGAACCCGACGACTACGTCGCCGAGATCACCCGCGCCAACGACGGCATCGTCAACCAGGCCACCGTCCGGCAGACCGCGACCCGTGGCTTCGCCATGGTGCAGCGCCTGGAGTCGTACGGCGTGAAGTTCGAGAAGGACGAACACGGCGAGTACGCGGTCCGCCAGGTCCACCGTTCCGGCTCGTACGTGCTGCCGATGCCCGAGGGCAAGGACGTCAAGAAGGTCCTCTACCGGCAGTTGCGCCGCCGTGAGATGCGTGAGCGCATCCGCATCGAGAACCGGGTGATGCCGGTCCGGGTTCTCACCTCGGGCGGCCGTGCGGTCGGCGCCGCCGGGTTCGACACCCGCACCGGACGGTTCGTCACCGTGCGGGCCGGAGCGGTGATCCTGGCGACCGGCGCCTGCGGACGCCTCGGCCTGCCCGCCTCCGGCTACCTGTACGGCACGTACGAGAATCCGACCAACGCGGGCGACGGCTACGCGATGGCGTACCACGCGGGCGCCGAGCTCAGCGGCATCGAGTGCTTCCAGATCAACCCCCTGATCAAGGACTACAACGGCCCGGCCTGCGCCTATGTCGCCAACCCCTTCGGCGGCTACCAGGTCAACCGGCACGGCGAACGCTTCGTCGACTCCGACTACTGGTCGGGCCAGATGATGGCCGAGTTCGCGGCGGAGGTGGCGAGCGAGCGAGGCCCCGTCTACCTCAAGCTCAGCCACCTCCCCGAGGAGTCCGTCACCGCCCTCGAAGACATCCTGCACTCCACGGAACGGCCCACACGCGGCACCTTTCACGCCAACCGGGGCCACGACTACCGCACCCACGACATCGAGATGCACATCTCCGAAATCGGCCTGTGCGGCGGCCACTCGGCGTCCGGGGTCTGGGTCGACGAGCACGCCCGCACCACCGTCCCCGGCCTGTACGCGGCCGGCGACCTGGCCTGCGTACCGCACAACTACATGATCGGCGCCTTCGTCTTCGGCGACCTCGCGGGCGCCGACGCGGCAACCGAACACCGCGCCTACGAGGGCGAGTTGCCCCCCGACCAGCTGCGTGAGGCGCACGAGCTGATCTACCGGCCGCTGCGCAACCCCGACGGCCCTCCGCAGCCCCAGGTCGAGTACAAACTCCGCCGCTTCGTCAACGACTACGTCGCCCCGCCCAAGAGCGGCGCCCGACTCTCCCTGGCCGTCGAGGCGTTCGAGCGGATGCGCGGCGAGATCGCCGGCATGGGCGGCCAGACCCCGCACGAGCTGATGCGCTGCGCCGAGGTCGACTTCATCCGGGACTGCGCCGAGCTGGCCGCCCGCTCGTCATTGGCCCGTACGGAGAGCCGCTGGGGCCTCTACCACGAGCGCACGGACATCCCGCAACGCGACGACACGGACTGGTTGGTGCACCTCAACGTCCGCAAGGCGGCGGACGGTTCGATGGAGTTCCTGACCCGGCCGGTGGCGCCCTACCTGGTCCCCGTCGAGGGCTTCGCACCGACCGGCGGCGCCGTGAACGTCCTCGGCGAGGTCCACCCCGAACAGGTCGCGACGGCGGGCTCGCGCGAGGTCGCCCCGGTCGGCTCCGGCACCGTGAAGACCCGTACGGTCCTGCCCACGGCGACCGCGCCCTCCCCGCGCATCCTCGAACTCCTCGCCCTGGCCGACGAACAGCCCGCCCTCGCCGACCTGCGCCCCTACCTCACCGACCCCGACCCGGCCGTACGCCGCACCGCCGTCGCCACGCTCACCGAAACCGCCCCCGACGGCACCGGTCCGGCCCTGGCCACCGCGCTGGGCGACCCGGACCCGGGCGTACGCGAGGCGGCGGCGGGCTCACTGCGCGAACTGGTCGAGGTGCTGCCGCCCGAGGAGGCGCTGCGCGACGCCCTGACAGCGGCGCTGGCCCTGGACGGCCCCGGCCGCGAGGGCGTACGGGCCGCCGCGCTCGACGTCCTGCGCGCCCTGCGCCTCGGCTCCGCCGACCTGTACGCCCGTACCCTCATCGACCCCGACCTCGGGGTGCGCATCCAGACGGTCCGGGCCCTGGTGTCGGTGGACGCGATACCGGAACTGGCCCGTGCCGCCGCCGACACCTCGCGCGAGGTGAGGGTCGCCGCCGCCCACGGCCTCGGCAGCGTCGGCGCCCCGGACGACCTGGGGCCCCTCCTCGCCGACACGGACGCACTCGTACGCGCCGCCGCGTTCACCGCCCTCGCGACCACCGGCTGCCCTTCCCCGCTGGACACGGCCGCCGTCGCGGCACTCGACGACCTTGCCTGGCAGGTCCGTTCGGGCGCGGCCACGGCGCTGGGCGCCGCCGCACCGGACCTGGCCGTCCCCGCCCTGACGGGGGCGCTGTCCGACGAGTTCGCGGACGTCCGCAAGGCCGCCGTCCGGGCGCTGCGCCGCCACGACGGCCGCCCCGGGGTCGCCGCCGCCCTCGACTCGGTCGCGCAGGACACGGACGCGGATGTACGGGCGTACGCCCGCCTGTCGTAA
- a CDS encoding DMT family transporter, with the protein MKSRIDPLTIAAMTVTVVSISATAPLTAAATASPLAMAFWRNCLGFAVLGPLLLLLRRREVVRVVRGERGILRREQWRPLVFGFLAATALALHFAAFMTSTRLTSVAMSTALVATQPVWQALIAAGQGVKSSRRTWTGLSLSVVGAAAAAGLDIRSGGTALLGDLLALVGAIAQAGYTALSEKSRADVSTPLYSTFTSLVCGMELLAVCWLADIPLTGFDRSTQLSLLGLLLLPQILGLGSLNFVLGRTSATTMSVLLLLETPVAALAAWWFMDQNIALATVPGLLLIIVGVTVVVTSGGEQLVPAPDEHGVATPMPAYPPHFPQPRSVTMQLTLRRQIGRPPGRDPRLDWARHTESPTVTLTYHGAGAFDTLHMRKPRRKVTEEPFTDDPTVTLTAPARQG; encoded by the coding sequence GTGAAGTCCAGGATCGATCCGCTGACCATCGCGGCGATGACGGTCACCGTCGTCTCCATCTCTGCCACCGCTCCCCTCACTGCCGCTGCCACCGCCTCGCCGCTCGCCATGGCCTTCTGGCGCAACTGCCTGGGCTTCGCCGTCCTCGGACCGCTCCTCCTGCTGCTGCGGCGCCGCGAGGTGGTGCGCGTCGTGCGCGGAGAACGCGGCATCCTGCGCCGCGAACAGTGGCGGCCCCTGGTGTTCGGGTTCCTCGCCGCCACCGCGCTCGCCCTGCACTTCGCGGCCTTCATGACGAGCACTCGGCTCACCTCGGTCGCCATGTCCACCGCCCTCGTGGCCACCCAGCCCGTCTGGCAGGCCCTCATCGCCGCAGGCCAGGGCGTCAAGTCCTCCCGCAGGACCTGGACGGGACTCTCGCTCTCGGTGGTGGGAGCGGCTGCGGCCGCCGGGCTCGACATCAGGTCCGGCGGTACGGCGCTCCTCGGCGACCTGCTCGCTCTGGTCGGGGCCATCGCCCAGGCCGGATACACGGCCCTGAGCGAGAAGTCGCGCGCGGACGTGAGTACGCCGCTCTACTCGACGTTCACCTCGCTGGTCTGCGGCATGGAACTCCTCGCCGTCTGCTGGCTGGCCGACATCCCGCTGACCGGCTTCGACAGGTCCACCCAACTGTCGCTGCTCGGGCTGCTGCTCCTTCCGCAGATCCTGGGGCTCGGCTCGCTGAACTTCGTCCTCGGTCGAACGTCGGCGACGACGATGAGCGTCCTGCTCCTGCTGGAGACTCCAGTGGCCGCGCTCGCCGCCTGGTGGTTCATGGACCAGAACATCGCGCTCGCGACCGTCCCCGGGCTGCTGCTGATCATCGTCGGCGTCACCGTCGTGGTGACCAGCGGCGGAGAACAGCTCGTGCCGGCACCGGACGAACACGGCGTGGCGACACCGATGCCGGCCTATCCCCCGCACTTCCCCCAACCAAGGTCCGTGACGATGCAGTTGACGCTTCGTCGCCAGATCGGGCGGCCCCCCGGGCGAGACCCCAGACTGGACTGGGCGAGGCACACCGAGAGCCCGACCGTCACGCTCACCTATCACGGTGCGGGGGCGTTCGACACCCTGCACATGCGCAAACCTCGGCGCAAGGTGACGGAGGAACCGTTCACCGACGATCCCACCGTGACACTCACGGCCCCCGCCCGACAAGGGTGA
- the mmuM gene encoding homocysteine S-methyltransferase has translation MTRETSETSEAASRPSFSAALATGAPLVLDGGMSNQLGSAGHDLSDELWSARLLVEQPEAIVDAHLAYFEAGADVAITSSYQATFEGFAKRGIDRQRTAELLGLSVELAREAARRTQTERPLWVAASVGPYGAMLADGSEYRGRYGLSVRELERFHRPRVEVLAAAGPDVLALETVPDLDEADALLRAVRGLGVPVWLSYSVAGDRTRAGQPLEEAFAPAGEADEVVAVGVNCCVPEDVEGAVELAARVTGKPVVVYPNSGEVWNADARAWTGSSTFAAGQVTGWRDAGARLIGGCCRVGPEAITSIADTLR, from the coding sequence ATGACCCGCGAGACCAGTGAGACCAGCGAAGCAGCCTCCCGCCCCTCCTTCTCCGCCGCTCTGGCCACCGGCGCCCCCCTCGTCCTCGACGGCGGCATGTCCAACCAGCTGGGGTCCGCCGGGCACGACCTGAGTGACGAGCTGTGGTCGGCGCGACTGCTCGTCGAGCAGCCCGAGGCGATCGTCGACGCACACCTCGCCTACTTCGAGGCGGGCGCTGACGTCGCGATCACCTCCAGTTACCAGGCCACCTTCGAGGGCTTCGCCAAGAGGGGCATCGACCGGCAGCGGACCGCCGAACTGCTCGGGCTCAGCGTGGAGTTGGCGCGCGAGGCAGCGCGCCGGACACAGACGGAGCGGCCGTTGTGGGTGGCGGCCTCCGTGGGACCGTACGGGGCGATGCTCGCGGACGGGTCCGAGTACCGGGGACGGTACGGGCTCAGCGTGCGGGAGCTGGAGCGGTTCCACCGGCCGCGGGTGGAGGTGCTGGCCGCCGCCGGGCCCGACGTACTGGCCCTGGAGACGGTCCCCGACCTCGACGAGGCCGACGCCCTGCTGCGCGCGGTGCGTGGGCTCGGGGTGCCGGTTTGGCTGTCGTACAGCGTGGCCGGGGACCGGACCCGGGCCGGGCAGCCGTTGGAGGAGGCGTTCGCGCCGGCCGGTGAGGCGGACGAGGTCGTGGCCGTCGGGGTGAACTGCTGTGTGCCCGAAGACGTCGAGGGCGCCGTGGAGTTGGCGGCCCGCGTGACCGGGAAGCCGGTGGTGGTCTATCCGAACAGCGGTGAGGTCTGGAACGCCGACGCCCGTGCCTGGACCGGCAGTTCCACCTTCGCCGCAGGCCAGGTGACGGGCTGGCGGGACGCGGGGGCACGGCTGATCGGCGGCTGCTGCCGGGTGGGACCCGAAGCGATCACATCGATCGCCGACACATTGCGGTGA
- a CDS encoding glycoside hydrolase family 43 protein: protein MSRAAEPSEDPATSASFPTSAISSLSARRTLLKGALAAGALVAVPGVAHAATTPAGAPCAADGYVNPLVRNRADPHIHRHTDGRYYFTATAPEYDRIILRRSRTIRGIATADESVIWRKHETGPMGSHIWAPEIHHIDGKWYIYFASAPAEAIWDIRIWVLENAHRDPFKGTWVERGQVKTAWETFSLDATTFTHRGSRYLAWAQHEPDMDNNTAVWLSKMADPVTLTGPQIRLTTPEFDWERIGYRVNEGPSFIKRNGRIFMSYSASATDYHYCMGLLTIDARADLMDPANWTKSPTPVFTSNDTTKQYGPGHNCFTVAEDGHTDVLVYHARQYKEIVGDPLNDPNRHTRVQKLGWHADGTPDFGVPVADTQTDTQVGSLTESGS, encoded by the coding sequence ATGAGCCGCGCAGCTGAACCGTCCGAAGATCCAGCAACCTCCGCCAGCTTCCCCACCTCCGCGATCTCGTCCCTTTCCGCCCGTCGAACGCTGCTGAAGGGCGCCCTGGCCGCAGGCGCCCTGGTGGCCGTTCCCGGGGTCGCGCACGCCGCCACCACCCCGGCGGGCGCCCCCTGCGCCGCCGACGGCTACGTCAACCCTCTCGTGCGCAACCGCGCCGACCCCCACATCCACCGCCACACCGACGGCCGTTACTACTTCACGGCCACCGCCCCCGAGTACGACCGCATCATCCTGCGCCGCTCCCGCACCATCCGCGGGATCGCCACCGCCGACGAGTCCGTCATCTGGCGCAAGCACGAGACCGGGCCCATGGGCTCGCACATCTGGGCGCCGGAGATCCATCACATCGACGGCAAGTGGTACATCTACTTCGCCTCCGCGCCCGCCGAGGCGATCTGGGACATCCGTATCTGGGTCCTGGAGAACGCCCACCGCGACCCCTTCAAGGGCACCTGGGTCGAGCGCGGGCAGGTGAAGACCGCCTGGGAGACCTTCTCCCTCGACGCCACCACCTTCACCCACCGCGGCTCCCGCTATCTCGCCTGGGCGCAGCACGAGCCCGACATGGACAACAACACCGCCGTGTGGCTCTCGAAGATGGCTGACCCGGTCACCCTGACGGGACCTCAGATCCGGCTCACCACACCGGAGTTCGACTGGGAGCGGATCGGCTACCGGGTCAACGAGGGGCCGTCGTTCATCAAGCGCAACGGCCGGATCTTCATGTCGTACTCGGCGAGCGCCACCGACTACCACTACTGCATGGGCCTGCTGACGATCGACGCCCGCGCCGACCTCATGGACCCGGCCAACTGGACCAAGTCCCCGACGCCCGTGTTCACCAGCAACGACACGACCAAGCAGTACGGCCCCGGCCACAACTGCTTCACCGTCGCCGAGGACGGCCACACCGACGTCCTCGTCTACCACGCACGCCAGTACAAGGAGATCGTCGGCGATCCGCTGAACGACCCCAACCGGCACACCCGGGTGCAGAAGCTCGGCTGGCACGCCGACGGCACCCCGGACTTCGGCGTCCCCGTCGCCGACACTCAGACAGACACGCAGGTCGGCTCACTTACGGAGAGTGGCTCATGA